In Asanoa sp. WMMD1127, one genomic interval encodes:
- a CDS encoding shikimate kinase: MSRRPRAILVGAPGAGKTSTGRALASRLGVEFRDTDTDIEAAAGKPIPEIFLDDGEEHFRALERAAVAGAVSDFDGVLALGGGAILAEETRAALAHHQVVHLVVSLGEAVKRVGLNSGRPLLEINPRATLKFLLDQRLPLYESVATITVETDGRTPDEVAEEIQALLKP, encoded by the coding sequence ATGAGCCGCCGGCCGCGGGCGATCCTCGTCGGCGCGCCCGGCGCCGGTAAGACCAGCACCGGGCGGGCCCTGGCCAGCCGGCTCGGCGTCGAGTTCCGCGACACCGACACCGACATCGAGGCCGCCGCCGGCAAGCCGATCCCCGAGATCTTCCTCGACGACGGCGAGGAGCACTTCCGGGCCCTCGAACGCGCCGCCGTGGCCGGCGCGGTCAGCGACTTCGACGGTGTGCTCGCCCTCGGCGGCGGCGCCATCCTGGCCGAGGAGACCCGCGCCGCGCTGGCCCACCACCAGGTCGTGCACCTGGTGGTGAGCCTGGGCGAGGCGGTCAAGCGGGTCGGCCTCAACTCCGGCCGGCCGCTCCTCGAGATCAACCCGCGGGCCACCTTGAAATTCCTGCTGGACCAGCGCCTCCCGCTCTACGAGTCGGTCGCGACGATCACAGTCGAGACCGACGGGCGTACGCCGGACGAGGTGGCCGAGGAGATCCAGGCGTTGCTCAAGCCCTGA
- a CDS encoding alpha/beta hydrolase, with product MTETFVLVPGMWLGGWVWDAVAQRLRAAGDRAIPVTLAGVGERVDEGDADLEQHVADIVAAAEGSSNVVLVGHSYGGLPVTAAAARIPVSRVVYVDSGPLPDGTRQLDMGPPPESTGPVPPRPWEPADDPVLLAGLDDDALSLLRKRSTTHPYASVAQPLRRGGALNPPASLIASTFSLEQIAQMRAAGHPFFAAMGDDVVIRALPTGHWPMLSEPSRLASLLRA from the coding sequence ATGACTGAGACGTTCGTTCTGGTGCCGGGCATGTGGCTCGGCGGTTGGGTGTGGGACGCCGTGGCGCAGCGGCTGCGGGCGGCCGGTGACCGGGCGATCCCGGTCACGCTGGCCGGGGTCGGCGAGCGGGTCGACGAGGGTGACGCCGACCTGGAGCAGCACGTCGCGGACATCGTAGCGGCGGCCGAGGGCTCGTCGAACGTGGTCCTCGTCGGACACAGCTACGGCGGACTGCCGGTGACGGCCGCGGCGGCGCGGATCCCGGTGTCGCGTGTGGTCTATGTGGACAGTGGGCCGTTGCCGGACGGCACCCGCCAGCTCGACATGGGTCCGCCGCCGGAGTCCACGGGGCCGGTGCCGCCGCGGCCGTGGGAGCCGGCCGACGACCCGGTGCTGCTGGCGGGTCTCGACGACGACGCGCTTTCACTGCTGCGCAAGCGATCCACCACGCATCCGTACGCGTCGGTGGCGCAACCCCTGCGCCGCGGGGGCGCATTGAACCCGCCGGCCTCGCTGATCGCGAGCACGTTCTCCCTGGAGCAGATCGCGCAGATGCGGGCGGCCGGCCACCCGTTCTTCGCGGCCATGGGTGACGACGTGGTGATCCGCGCGCTGCCGACCGGCCACTGGCCGATGCTGTCGGAGCCGTCGCGGCTGGCGTCGCTGCTCAGGGCTTGA
- a CDS encoding YafY family protein yields the protein MSHPASRVLGMLELLQSHHHLTGADLGARLGVDERTVRRYAGTLADLGIPVAAARGRYGGYRLSPGYKLPPLMLTDDEAAAVVLGLIAAEHLGLTTEAPATGPALAKIRRVLPKNLSERLAGVQESLGFTVDRSAPAARPATTTLLALGAAARATRRVSITYRSWKGAVTLREVDPYGLVFHAGRWYLTGFDHRRGEIRTFRLDRINAVDTGEATFTVPDGFDAVAHVTRSLAGVPYTWEVDVLFEAELAQVRRRVPASVAEITETEDGVLMKTRAQSLPGMAQMLAGLGWPFRIVGPPELRDAVREHAERLAEHAAR from the coding sequence GTGTCACATCCGGCCTCCCGCGTGCTGGGGATGCTCGAACTGCTGCAGTCGCACCACCACCTGACCGGCGCCGACCTCGGCGCCCGGCTCGGCGTCGACGAACGCACCGTCCGCCGCTACGCCGGCACGCTCGCCGACCTCGGCATCCCGGTCGCCGCCGCCCGCGGCCGCTACGGCGGCTACCGGCTGAGCCCCGGCTACAAGCTCCCGCCGCTGATGCTCACCGACGACGAGGCGGCCGCCGTCGTGCTCGGGCTGATCGCCGCCGAGCACCTCGGGCTCACCACCGAGGCGCCGGCGACCGGCCCGGCTCTGGCGAAGATCCGCCGGGTGCTGCCGAAGAACCTGTCCGAGCGGCTCGCGGGCGTCCAGGAGAGTCTCGGGTTCACCGTCGACCGCAGCGCGCCCGCCGCGCGGCCGGCGACCACGACGTTGCTGGCGCTCGGCGCCGCCGCCCGGGCCACCCGGCGGGTCAGCATCACCTACCGCTCCTGGAAGGGCGCGGTCACCCTGCGCGAGGTGGACCCCTACGGGCTGGTCTTCCACGCCGGCCGCTGGTACCTCACCGGCTTCGACCACCGGCGCGGCGAGATCCGCACCTTCCGGCTCGACCGGATCAACGCGGTCGACACCGGCGAAGCCACGTTCACCGTCCCGGACGGCTTCGACGCGGTCGCGCACGTCACCCGCTCGCTGGCCGGCGTCCCGTACACCTGGGAGGTGGACGTGCTCTTCGAGGCGGAGCTGGCCCAGGTGCGGCGGCGCGTGCCGGCCAGTGTCGCGGAGATCACCGAGACCGAGGACGGCGTGCTCATGAAGACCCGGGCCCAGAGCCTGCCCGGAATGGCGCAAATGTTGGCCGGACTGGGCTGGCCGTTCCGGATCGTGGGTCCGCCGGAGCTGCGCGATGCCGTGCGCGAGCACGCGGAGCGACTGGCCGAGCACGCCGCGCGCTGA
- a CDS encoding AAA family ATPase translates to MGNQRSITVNGDLGSGKSTVSVGLSERLHVRRISVGDLYREMARERGMTALQLNLHAELDDVIDGTVDQMQREIAESGQRVIMDSRLAWFFFTDGFKVHLITDPTVAARRVLGRPANEVENYATLEEAKDQLRSRSESERQRFLTRYHADKHALRNYDLVLDTTRARPDEVIDLAVAAIEGRIGARILAESPPLLLLDPARIYPTGDITALRGMSDASAAALPGPEALEPISIGYADSRFFVVDGHRRLSAALRAGFRLVPGTLLAQDNDPVVGGLSAREFFASTVTISKVYDWQEEHGTELEMPAHALGDPVRTP, encoded by the coding sequence ATGGGCAACCAGCGGTCCATCACCGTCAACGGTGACCTGGGCAGTGGCAAGAGCACCGTGTCGGTAGGGCTGTCGGAGCGGCTGCACGTGCGCCGGATCAGCGTCGGCGACCTCTATCGCGAGATGGCCCGTGAGCGGGGAATGACCGCGCTCCAGCTCAACCTCCACGCCGAGCTCGACGACGTGATCGACGGCACCGTCGACCAGATGCAGCGCGAGATCGCCGAATCCGGTCAACGGGTCATCATGGACAGCCGGCTGGCCTGGTTCTTCTTCACCGACGGCTTCAAGGTCCACCTGATCACGGACCCGACCGTGGCGGCCCGCCGGGTGCTGGGGCGGCCGGCCAACGAGGTGGAGAACTACGCCACGCTCGAAGAGGCCAAGGACCAGCTGCGCAGCCGCAGCGAGAGCGAGCGCCAGCGGTTCCTCACCCGCTACCACGCCGACAAGCACGCCCTGCGCAACTACGACCTGGTCCTCGACACGACGCGGGCCCGGCCCGACGAGGTGATCGACCTGGCGGTGGCCGCGATCGAGGGCCGCATCGGCGCGCGGATCCTCGCCGAGAGCCCGCCGCTGCTGCTGCTCGACCCGGCCCGGATCTACCCGACGGGTGACATCACGGCGCTGCGCGGGATGTCCGACGCGTCGGCCGCCGCGCTCCCCGGTCCCGAGGCGCTCGAACCGATCTCGATCGGCTACGCCGACTCGCGCTTCTTCGTGGTCGACGGCCACCGCCGGCTCAGCGCGGCGCTCCGGGCCGGTTTCCGCCTGGTCCCGGGCACCTTGCTGGCACAGGACAACGACCCGGTCGTGGGTGGACTGTCGGCCCGCGAGTTCTTCGCGTCGACGGTGACGATTAGCAAGGTGTACGACTGGCAGGAAGAGCACGGCACCGAGCTCGAGATGCCGGCGCACGCCCTCGGTGACCCGGTCCGCACCCCCTAA
- a CDS encoding DinB family protein, with the protein MTERADLLASLQRHRGFLLFTVGGLTDEQARLTPTASALCLGGLLRHVATIERSWSAFAAGGAEGMASVEVDWVTGFQMPPGATLADLVADFEAAAAETDALVEKLDLDTAHPLPTAPWFEPGASWTVRRVFLHLIAEISQHSGHADILRETIDGQKTMG; encoded by the coding sequence ATGACTGAGCGTGCCGATCTGCTGGCTTCCCTCCAGCGTCACCGTGGGTTTCTGCTGTTCACCGTGGGCGGGCTGACCGACGAGCAGGCCCGGCTGACGCCGACCGCCAGCGCGCTCTGCCTGGGTGGCCTGCTGCGCCACGTCGCCACCATCGAGCGGAGCTGGTCCGCGTTCGCGGCCGGCGGCGCCGAGGGCATGGCGTCGGTCGAGGTCGACTGGGTGACCGGCTTCCAGATGCCGCCGGGCGCGACGCTGGCCGACCTCGTCGCCGACTTCGAGGCGGCAGCGGCCGAGACCGACGCGCTCGTCGAGAAGCTCGACCTCGACACCGCCCACCCGCTGCCCACCGCGCCGTGGTTCGAGCCGGGCGCCTCCTGGACGGTCCGGCGCGTGTTCCTGCACCTGATCGCCGAGATCTCGCAGCACTCCGGCCACGCCGACATCCTCCGCGAGACGATCGACGGCCAGAAGACGATGGGCTGA
- the aroB gene encoding 3-dehydroquinate synthase, producing the protein MDEITRIPVGGEQAYDVVVGRGLTDQIAALLPGADRVAVLASAPLAGRAGAVEAALRAEGRAVTRIEIPDAESGKTIETAAACWDRLGAAGFTRSDAVVAVGGGAATDLGGYVAAAWLRGVRWVPVSTSLLGMVDAAVGGKTGVNTAAGKNLVGAFHPPAGVLCDLDSLDSLPPADLTAGLAEVVKCGFIAEPAILDLIERDPAAATDPAGPAVRRLIEYAVRVKADVVGGDLKESGRREILNYGHTLAHAIEKVEHYTWRHGDAVSVGLVYAAQLSHLAGRLDRPTADRHRAILTALGLPTTYSAAAWPDLLAAMRVDKKARGSRLRFIVLDALAETDVLDGPSDDLLAEAFATVSD; encoded by the coding sequence ATGGATGAGATCACGCGGATTCCGGTCGGTGGCGAGCAGGCCTACGACGTGGTCGTCGGGCGTGGGCTGACCGACCAGATCGCCGCGCTGCTGCCGGGCGCCGACCGGGTCGCGGTGCTCGCCTCGGCGCCGCTGGCCGGGCGCGCCGGCGCGGTCGAGGCCGCCCTGCGCGCCGAGGGCCGGGCGGTCACCCGGATCGAGATACCGGACGCCGAGAGCGGAAAGACCATCGAGACCGCGGCCGCCTGCTGGGATCGGTTGGGCGCGGCCGGGTTCACCCGGTCCGACGCGGTGGTCGCGGTCGGCGGGGGCGCCGCGACCGACCTCGGCGGCTACGTCGCCGCCGCCTGGCTGCGCGGCGTGCGCTGGGTGCCCGTGTCGACATCGCTGCTCGGCATGGTCGACGCGGCCGTCGGCGGCAAGACCGGCGTCAACACGGCCGCCGGCAAGAACCTGGTCGGCGCGTTCCACCCGCCCGCCGGGGTGCTCTGCGACCTGGACTCGCTCGACTCGCTGCCGCCGGCCGACCTGACCGCCGGGCTGGCCGAGGTGGTCAAGTGCGGCTTCATCGCCGAGCCGGCGATCCTCGACCTCATCGAGCGTGACCCGGCCGCGGCCACCGACCCGGCGGGTCCGGCGGTCCGGCGCCTGATCGAGTACGCCGTGCGGGTGAAGGCCGACGTCGTCGGCGGCGACCTCAAGGAGTCCGGCCGGCGCGAGATCCTCAACTACGGTCACACGCTGGCCCACGCGATCGAGAAGGTCGAGCACTACACCTGGCGGCACGGCGACGCGGTCTCGGTCGGCCTGGTCTACGCCGCGCAGCTCAGCCACCTGGCCGGCCGACTCGACCGGCCGACCGCCGACCGCCACCGCGCGATCCTGACCGCGTTGGGCCTGCCCACGACCTATTCGGCGGCGGCCTGGCCGGACCTGCTGGCCGCCATGCGCGTCGACAAGAAGGCCCGCGGCTCGCGGCTGCGGTTCATCGTGCTGGACGCGCTCGCCGAGACCGACGTCCTCGACGGCCCGTCCGACGACCTGCTCGCGGAGGCGTTCGCCACCGTCAGCGACTGA